Proteins encoded within one genomic window of Rhododendron vialii isolate Sample 1 chromosome 1a, ASM3025357v1:
- the LOC131300179 gene encoding uncharacterized protein LOC131300179, which produces MMTPCLFQEFQNTNSLLGSTKCICLLIKDWFENAMELRRINTNRLLQWNRNELDRQMPSAKNVGDSDDAFNTSFSETKARKHVYKFGISISRFCWEEGKIHSYGVGYTHTQNSP; this is translated from the exons ATGATGACCCCATGCCTTTTTCAGGAATTCCAGAATACAAATTCATTGTTAGGCTCCACAAAATGcatttg TTTACTTATAAAGgattggtttgaaaatgcaatggAGTTGAGGAGGATTAACACAAATAGATTGCTTCAATGGAATCGTAACGAG CTTGATAGGCAAATGCCGAGTGCTAAAAATGTTGGAGACAGTGATGATGCTTTCAACACATCCTTCAGCGAAACCAAGGCAAGAAAACACGTTTATAAATTTGGAATTTCAATaagtagattttgttgggagGAGGGTAAAATCCACTCATATGGAGTGGGATATACACATACACAGAACTCACCTTAG
- the LOC131300218 gene encoding vesicle-associated membrane protein 711-like, with product MSILYSMVARGTVVLAEFSAATTNANATARQLLERKAGGGTGNNDHDSNMSYSHDRYIFHVKKTDGLTVVCMADDSAGRRIPFAFLEDIHQRFVRTYGRAIHSAPAYAMNDEFSRILSQQMDHYNNDPNADRINRLKGEMSQVRVAMIDNINKVLERGDRLALLVDKTATLQGNTFRFRRQSRRLRNDMWWRNVKLTFTLVSILVTIVYVLIAFLCHGPLLRSCLK from the exons atgtcGATCTTGTATTCGATGGTGGCGAGGGGAACGGTGGTGCTGGCGGAGTTCAGCGCGGCGACGACGAACGCCAACGCCACGGCGCGGCAGCTGTTGGAGAGGAAAGCGGGAGGGGGGACGGGAAACAACGATCACGACAGCAATATGTCGTACTCCCATGATCGGTATATCTTCCACGTGAAAAAGACCGATGGCCTCACCGTTGTTTGCATGGCTGATGACTCCGCTGGAC GAAGAATCCCTTTCGCATTTCTTGAAGATATTCATCAAAGATTTGTTAGAACGTATGGGCGTGCTATTCATTCGGCTCCGGCCTACGCCATGAACGATGAATTTTCGAGAATTTTGAGCCAACAGATGGACCATTACAATAACGATCCAAATGCAGATAGGATAAACAGATTGAAAGGTGAAATGAGCCAG GTACGGGTTGCCATGATAGACAATATTAATAAAGTTCTAGAGAGGGGTGACCGGTTGGCGCTGCTAGTTGATAAAACCGCAACGTTGCAAGGAAATACGTTTCGCTTCCGAAGGCAATCTCGGCGTTTAAGGAATGACATGTGGTGGAGAAATGTCAAGCTCAC GTTCACTCTGGTATCAATTCTTGTAACAATCGTTTATGTTCTAATTGCATTTCTCTGTCATGGTCCATTACTCCGGTCCTGCTTGAAGTAA